The Lolium rigidum isolate FL_2022 chromosome 2, APGP_CSIRO_Lrig_0.1, whole genome shotgun sequence genomic interval TCAAGATGCTAGTTAATgtttacatctaaatttagaaatATCTcagacatgtttcatgggacggagggagccTAAGCGGCCAATAATTGCCTATCTATATAATTTACACTTCCAGAATTAGAAAGCACGGAAATTCCCAAAAGAAAAACTAACAGAAAATCACAGATAAAACCTTTCAATGTTAATCGTACTTACTAGTTATCCCGCTAACTAATTACAGAACTAGTACTACTACTAGGTTGCTCACTTCGGCTATGCGCGTCGTCTTCGTAGCCGGCTGGCCGCGTGCCCGCCACGCGCGCACCGGCCATCTTCCTCTCCTCCGACCTGCACGCGGCGCAGCATGCCGTCGCGTCGGCTGCCTGCTCGGCGCCGCCTTCCGCGTCACGGCCCGTCGTCGTCACCGGCGTGGCCAGGAAAGTCGGATGCTCGTCGCCGGCCATGATGACTACCACGTGCCTCTGCCACTCCCCTGCCAGCCTGGCGACCGAGCGCTTCTGGCCATCGGTTTGGTCATCATCGCcctggccggcgaggccgccgccgGAGAGATTCCAGTAGGAGCAGGCCAGGGCGACGAGCGAGAGCGCGATGAGGCCCAGCATAGCCGCGAGCCCGCCGAAGAGGTACGGAACCGGCGAATGCCACGGCGagcggggcgccgccgccgaggaggccgcggcagGAACGTGAGCCATGGGGTACTCGGCTCCTGGCCTCATGGCACGGGCTGTGTGTTTCAGTGACAGCAGAGTGTCTCTCTGTTGCTTGCGTCTTCTTTTGTTAGCAAGTGACGAAGTGTTCTTTGGGGTAGTGTGCTCGAACCGATGGTACTACGCGGCAATGGGCGTTTTATATATAGACGTACATGAGCGAAGCTCCTCAAACAGGACATCAGATGGATGAGAAAATTAATCACTTTTGATTTTAATGTACGGTTTGTTATTAACTGTATAGTGATGTGTTGTGTTTATCTTATAACCTGCTGATAAAAATTACGCAAAGTAGGCAGCATCGGGTGTGAATGATATAAGCGCagaataaaacgataaacaaaatAAGATTCAGACTACTATAATACTATATGTAAAAGCCGATCGCGAGAGGCCCCTAGGTTAATGTTCATGCGCGGATAAATAGTGCAGCGCATGAACAGCGTTTGGGATTTTTTTCAcatgattttttttagttttttccgGCAATTTACCTGACAATTCCTTATAGCAGGTTCTCAGCTTTggcagaaaatttaaaaaatcttcAACTTTGACAAAACAATTCTTGAAAATAATTTCTCACCTTGCGCAAATTTATTTCAGCAATTTGCCAGCGTTTAACTTTCGCAGCATTTTTTTAAGGTTAGCTATTTAATAGTATTTTCTGAGAGTCGTTGAGTATCGATTTTTAAAAGTAATTTATCGATACAAATTTTCAGCTTTAATTTTAGTTTACTGACGTTAGCAACCTACCACTAATTTTCCGAGCCGCGTTACTTATCTGATAGTAATTCTTTTTCACTACTAATTCCACAACAATAATTTCTTAAGCGTGTTTCTCGAATGGCGTTTTGGTCCACGTTCTCTGGCGTTACTTCTTCCGCACCTCACCTCTACTGTAAAACAATTATTTATCATTCGTCGACTCTTTTAACTGAAAAAGATATCAATGCATactataaaaatatttttttatgaaCACATACTACTCCTTTTTCCTACGTCGACTTAGGAAAATAAGTACTTCAATATTCGCCGCCTCTTTTATCCGGGGAAAATATTACCGTCTATATTTATGATACCACTTCAACAGTAGTTTACTGATTGTTAGCTATCCTGCTTATTCCGCAGCAGCAATCTCTCAAGGGTGTGTCTTCAACGGTGTTTCGGTCCACTTATCTAGCCTTTTCCTACATTAACTTCGGAAAATAAGTAGTTCAATATTTGCCGCCTCCTTTATTCAGTGAAAATATTATCGTGTATGTCCATGGTACCACTTCAATAGCAGTTTACCGACGTTAGCTATGTAACAATAATTTCCCTAGGGGCATTACTTATCTAATTGTAAATTCTTCACCGCAAATTGCGCAACATCAATTTCTCAAGCGTGTCTTCAACGGTGTTTCGGCCCAGTTCTCCGGCATTAATTCATCCGCAACTCTACTCTAATTAATTGTTTTAATGTTCATAGATTGTTTTATCCGGAAAAACTATTAATGCATACTACTCTTTTCTTCTACACTGACTTTGGAAAATAAGTGCTTAAATATCCGCCGCCTCTTTTATCCAGGAAAAATATTACTATGTTTGTCCATGGTACCACCAGCAAAATGTATTTTGTCCACCGCTCATCCTCCATTTTACATGGAGAAAATAGTACTATCTTCTACCGTGTCTTAAGAAAAATGCACTTACTCCATCTTCCATTGCCTTTGTTAGATGGAGAAAATACTATCATCTTCTTTTGTAGCAACTTCGATTTAGTCGTCCAAAATACTACTACTTTCTCTATGCTATCTTGCTCTACAGTTCGTCACCTTTTTCAATTGCAGTGCATTGTCCTCGCTTAGTGTAGTGTTATTTGCATACTACCTTGTTTTATTCCCATCGCCGTACAATCATCCGATGATTTTTATTCTTACTAGCTATCCTCTTTTTTTCATCGTTCCATGCCTACGGACGATAGAAAAACTTCCAAGCCGTGTCACTACAGTAGCTTACGTTGTTTGAACAGTGCTTTCACACCAGCATTTCTGTGATACTTCATAAAATCAGATATTGCATTATTTTAACCAACGATCTAGACAGCAAGGGCACGGTGTATCGCCGAACCAACCTTCCTAGTAATGCTGATCACTAGCTAATTCAATCAAAAGTTTGAACCAATTAGAAGGATTAGGCAATATATTTATTTTAACACTTCCCACCACATCAGTCGTAGGTTGCAGAATCTTGAACTTGAAACCGTTTGGCTCGTCCTTAGCATGTGTTCGATGTAGACCGCTGGATCTTTTTTAATACTACGTGCGCATGATCTTAAACTTAAAACCTCTTGACTCTATCATATATTGTTGATGCACGAGCCAACTCAATCAAAATTCCAAAGTGATGAAAAGAGGATACAAAATGTTTTTATTTCAACAGCTACATCGGAATAAATTACTTACATTTGAATCACTCAGTAGAGAATAACAAATATCTAGAGTCGATGTGCAGTTGTTTATTGCCTTTCTAGTTGTTTATCACCTTTGTGTAAAGTTGGCACCTTATAAGGCAGCCCATTGTATGACGGTATATATTTCAACCAAAAATGAGGTGGAGGAAAGGAAGGGTCAACCACTCGCTCTACTTTCTTACATCCTAAGCGCAATAATCGAGGTGAAAATTTAATTTGAAGTACGATCTAGGTGTCACAATGcagatataagagcatctccagtcgcgtctcccgAAGCAATTTCGCGCAGGACCAAAAAATggttccagccgcgttccccaaagtccatttttgtccggtgcgccccgatacggtgtccggcgccccgagcccgtccccgccccacaggggacgcaccggggacgccggacacaccgaaaagcgaggcggggagtggcggggccgacccgtcagcgacacaataaattttaacctaaccatcgcctacctcgcgacggaagttattggcacacagcgacggtgcagttcccgcagaggcgcagcgacgcgtctcatcgcgcctagctctgcgtgccggcgttaatgagcgctaccgctcccccgcctcccttcgggctataaaaagggccgcctcttgtcgtccctctcacacacaaaccctagcgcctctctccccaaccctagccgccaccatctcaacaagagacgacgccatgtctggtagaggcggaggccgagctcgcggccgtggtcgtggtcgtggtcgtggtcgtggccgcggcagagcgtcACGCTCGCCATCGCCTGCCACGTCGTCGTCTTcaccgtcggagatggacgtggatccgggcgtgctgttcgagttcgtcctcgtcctcaagggcgacccacgcggcatccagaggctgccggattccttcgccgagtacgtcaccagcgacgaccgcccgcgcacgatgcatctgcgggaggctgcgtgcggctactaccggtggatcgtcgacgtgatctacgacgcgtgcggcaagatgtacctcaacatcggctgggagaagttcgcgcgccaccacagcctcgaagtcggcttcatcctcctgttctcctacttcggcgacagggacatgagcatcaaggtcttcgacgagacgcactgccgccgggactaccacggcaacagcaccgacgaggaggacgactgatgatgaagagtgttgtttcttcgcagcgaatacgtgcacggaagtttctggttgttcccctcatcggtagaaccaacaagggcaccatccttccgctggattttccagtttgggtgactaggtgtgccctcgagtgttctttcttagcagcgaacacaggaaatctttcgatgcacggcctagttaggtttagtttttttgcaaaattttatatttgtgtccaccatggttcaaactatggaaaaccatgttccaaactgtgttttcctgtaaaccatgttccaaattatgtattagtttatggaaattgaaataaaaatgccaaaagaagtatttttaatgtttgggggcggcgtttgagggacgcggctgggagacgcgtcccccaaacgcggcacgaacaaaacacgtccccaaacgctcaatccggcgctctttgggggacgctttgggggacgcaactggagatgctctaagatcctATGCAATTGGGACAAACTCATATATGTAATGATCATGACCAAATTTGGTATAGGAAAAAACTCTACATCTGTTTGCAAGGCAAGCAACTGCATGCGAACTGACTTTGTGGCACCATGTTAGCTCCGGCCCGTCGTATAAGTTTAACACATCAGTACTAGACCACGAACTACAAATCTGATGGTATATGTTCAACATGAACATAAACAATGAAACATGTGTGTTTACTAAAAATGAAGACTGAAAGCTACATTTGAAGAATCTTACTTAATTAGCTGCTAAACAAATAGAAGAAGGGAACCATAGTAAAGAAAAATGGGGTAACTTCAAGATTATGAATGCTATATTTTTCTAGAAACATGGAGTACAATGTAGACTCCGCAGGCGCAAACACCTCCATAAACACACACATAGCTTACTAAAGATTGAGTTGGGGAGATTCAAGTCGCCGAAACTCGCTTCGGCCACCTCGATATCAAGGGGGGCATTGTTTCTCGGTGAAAGAATAATATGCATTATTGATACTCACACACACATGATATGCTGGTTGATCACGGCATTCTATAAAATTGCAGCACTGAGATAAAAATCCTCACATATGTTTCATGCAATCCTCCTTATCAAATTTTACCCAAAAAAATACAATGGCAGATCGTAACTAAGATTAATTATTGTTATTATCCATAATCGCTAGGTATATGCACTTATGATTAATTAATGCATTAGTCGATTGAGCAATACATACATGGTCAGAGAGTAGAGACCTCAACAAGCTTTATCTCCAAAATATGTGAGAAAATTCCCCACCAGAGGTTGAAGCCATAAAATAATCACTCGGTTAATCACTATTGAACTATGAGGCCAAACCAAGTGAAACCCACTATCATGGACGTCTGAAGAAACTACCATGTAAGTTTCGGTAAAATAGTAGTTGCTGAAATGTTAGTGGCGCCGTACTTGGTTTGTTAAAACAAATTAAAAACTATCTACCGAAATATATCAAAATGGGTATGCTACATGTACCATGTGACTGTGTTGGTGAAAATGATTGCCAGCCAAATAGGATTATGATGACCAACTACAATATTGAACATAGAAGACTCAATAAACCATACCAAACTAATATTTACACATGGACGATTTCTTCTTGGTGTATAACTGCGAGTGGACCTTGTAAACTGAGCATCGATAGCTCGTATGAAAATAATTTGAACATGAAATATACACATCCCGACTACAACATGAAGCAAAATATCCCAAAAACCTACATTTTGAGAAATCTAAATACATCAAACGTCCGTGGTCAGTCCATCGGGCAGCCACTTGTCTCTCACCAATTATTGAGAACTCTCACGATATCCATTTCTGCATCGAGAGAGTTTTGTTTTATGGGCAAATGCTTGGACAAAGTCGAGAAATTAAAACTACATATGAAAGGTCTTTTTGATCCAACGCACTCAAAACTAACAAAAGGTAAAACCACCTAACGTCATAGATAAGATTGCTTATCTTTATGAAAAAAAAGATTCCTtataaaaaaaatggaaaattatAGTGTACTTCCTCCTTCCTATCTACATGCGCTAATTATTTTTTATGTGTAAAAGGCCGCCAGCCATCATATCTTAGAGAAAGACAAATGAGCTATCTTTCTTTATTGTTAGTCTTTTTGAGCTTTTTGGGAGAAGAAATGTGTTCGGGGTTGTCGACAATGACTTGGATAGGacatcacaaaaaaaaaacatgtacacacaaaatGCTAGCAGGTCGTCGTTCTCCCTTTCTCTACTTTAGGCACGTAGCGTCTGCAAGAATGCATA includes:
- the LOC124688118 gene encoding protein GLUTAMINE DUMPER 2-like translates to MRPGAEYPMAHVPAAASSAAAPRSPWHSPVPYLFGGLAAMLGLIALSLVALACSYWNLSGGGLAGQGDDDQTDGQKRSVARLAGEWQRHVVVIMAGDEHPTFLATPVTTTGRDAEGGAEQAADATACCAACRSEERKMAGARVAGTRPAGYEDDAHSRSEQPSSSTSSVIS